The following proteins are encoded in a genomic region of Magnolia sinica isolate HGM2019 chromosome 1, MsV1, whole genome shotgun sequence:
- the LOC131221350 gene encoding uncharacterized protein LOC131221350 isoform X3, with the protein MEKTDSLPFKVGQLAESKSFIVGFRGAWFRCKIKGIKLKRGRVVHFLEFFDFPDEKVTSTQLYQKPPSSRVNSQEEGKMELMVRPCFPSFYRESEMPDLHTISEVVAITNNHWKVGDLVDWWFDGCFWSGRVTHLLGNDKVQIELLEPPLGEGRSYEAFCKDLRPSLDWSPEHGWTVPASLVESETSCCARLIQPLNQERKEHYSLRESNARGIGTALSEFLESSSSHRSVSSLPPQAGSSHPPVTDVLIETSVCGIDHEETCTTRKSGKLNLEDSVIRKASSIDDTSSSHEKVTSASDAMTQATSRKDRYNSSSSPKKMRIGEDEHVTSMMCTDSIESSVLGLEELAIKIRWIKGILRCGPRWSNPSWKFLEN; encoded by the exons ATGGAGAAAACTGATAGCCTGCCTTTTAAAGTTGGCCAATTGGCTGAGTCAAAGTCCTTTATTGTAGGTTTTCGTGGTGCATGGTTCCGATGCAAG ATAAAAGGTATTAAATTAAAGAGAGGGCGCGTTGTACATTTCTTGGAGTTCTTTGACTTTCCAGATGAAA AAGTAACATCGACACAACTATATCAAAAGCCCCCATCTAGTAGAGTTAACTCCCAAGAAGAGGGGAAAATGGAGTTGATGGTGCGCCCTTGCTTTCCTTCTTTCTATCGTGAGAGTGAgatgcctgatcttcatacaaTATCTGAAGTGGTAGCGATTACCAACAATCATTGGAAGGTGGGAGATTTGGTTGATTGGTGGTTTGATGGATGCTTTTGGTCTGGAAGAGTGACGCATCTACTGGGGAATGACAAAGTGCAG ATAGAGTTGCTGGAACCTCCCTTGGGAGAAGGAAGATCTTACGAAGCTTTTTGCAAGGACTTGCGCCCATCCTTAGATTGGTCTCCTGAACATGGCTGGACAGTCCCTGCGTCTTTGGTG GAAAGCGAAACTTCTTGTTGTGCTCGCTTGATTCAACCCTTGAATCAAG aaagaaaagaacattATTCTCTCAGAGAGAGTAATGCACGTGGAATTGGAACAGCATTAAGTGAGTTTCTAGAATCCAGTTCTTCGCATAGGTCAGTTAGCTCGTTACCACCCCAAGCTGGATCTTCGCATCCGCCAGTAACAGATGTGCTGATCGAGACATCTGTCTGTGGAATAGATCACGAGGAGACATGCACAACCCGTAAAAGTGGGAAGTTAAATCTGGAGGACAGCGTGATAAGAAAAGCCAGCAGCATAGATGATACTTCAAGTTCTCATGAAAAAGTGACTAGCGCTTCGGATGCTATGACACAAGCCACATCAAGGAAAGATCGATACAATTCAAGCAGTTCCCCAAAGAAGATGAGAATTGGCGAGGATGAACATGTGACTTCAATGATGTGCACTGATTCAATAGAGTCATCTGTTTTGGGTTTGGAGGAACTTGCAATCAAGATTAGATGGATCAAAGGAATCTTAAGGTGCGGGCCTCGATGGTCGAATCCTTCATGGAAGTTTCTGGAAAACTGA
- the LOC131221391 gene encoding uncharacterized protein LOC131221391 isoform X3: MPTICFSAGPPWWMGYLEEIRGCNKSAKSSCPSTPTSGTVTTSDGGNSSVNSSPKSLEKRCRPIDAVMAETRVKGTLVDRLIHLENRVLKLSMLMEQEIEEKRKEKEAKSEKKAHQKSLKRLVKSFVKGKPKSKD; encoded by the exons ATGCCAACCATATGTTTTAGTGCGGGGCCACCATGGTGG ATGGGGTATTTGGAGGAAATACGGGGTTGTAATAAGTCGGCGAAAAGCTCGTGTCCGTCTACGCCGACGAGTGGTACGGTGACGACGAGCGACGGAGGCAACTCCTCCGTTAATTCATCGCCAAAGAGCCTCGAGAAGCGTTGCCGTCCCATTGACGCCGTTATGGCAGAGACGCGGGTCAAAGGGACCCTCGTTGACCGGCTCATCCACCTAGAGAACCGGGTGTTGAAG CTGAGTATGCTGATGGAGCAAGAAATAgaggaaaagaggaaggaaaagGAGGCAAAGAGCGAGAAAAAAGCCCATCAAAAGAGTTTAAAGCGCCTCGTCAAATCATTTGTGAAAGGCAAACCCAAGTCGAAGGACTGA
- the LOC131221350 gene encoding uncharacterized protein LOC131221350 isoform X6 — MEKTDSLPFKVGQLAESKSFIVGFRGAWFRCKIKGIKLKRGRVVHFLEFFDFPDEKVTSTQLYQKPPSSRVNSQEEGKMELMVRPCFPSFYRESEMPDLHTISEVVAITNNHWKVGDLVDWWFDGCFWSGRVTHLLGNDKVQESETSCCARLIQPLNQERKEHYSLRESNARGIGTALSEFLESSSSHRSVSSLPPQAGSSHPPVTDVLIETSVCGIDHEETCTTRKSGKLNLEDSVIRKASSIDDTSSSHEKVTSASDAMTQATSRKDRYNSSSSPKKMRIGEDEHVTSMMCTDSIESSVLGLEELAIKIRWIKGILRCGPRWSNPSWKFLEN; from the exons ATGGAGAAAACTGATAGCCTGCCTTTTAAAGTTGGCCAATTGGCTGAGTCAAAGTCCTTTATTGTAGGTTTTCGTGGTGCATGGTTCCGATGCAAG ATAAAAGGTATTAAATTAAAGAGAGGGCGCGTTGTACATTTCTTGGAGTTCTTTGACTTTCCAGATGAAA AAGTAACATCGACACAACTATATCAAAAGCCCCCATCTAGTAGAGTTAACTCCCAAGAAGAGGGGAAAATGGAGTTGATGGTGCGCCCTTGCTTTCCTTCTTTCTATCGTGAGAGTGAgatgcctgatcttcatacaaTATCTGAAGTGGTAGCGATTACCAACAATCATTGGAAGGTGGGAGATTTGGTTGATTGGTGGTTTGATGGATGCTTTTGGTCTGGAAGAGTGACGCATCTACTGGGGAATGACAAAGTGCAG GAAAGCGAAACTTCTTGTTGTGCTCGCTTGATTCAACCCTTGAATCAAG aaagaaaagaacattATTCTCTCAGAGAGAGTAATGCACGTGGAATTGGAACAGCATTAAGTGAGTTTCTAGAATCCAGTTCTTCGCATAGGTCAGTTAGCTCGTTACCACCCCAAGCTGGATCTTCGCATCCGCCAGTAACAGATGTGCTGATCGAGACATCTGTCTGTGGAATAGATCACGAGGAGACATGCACAACCCGTAAAAGTGGGAAGTTAAATCTGGAGGACAGCGTGATAAGAAAAGCCAGCAGCATAGATGATACTTCAAGTTCTCATGAAAAAGTGACTAGCGCTTCGGATGCTATGACACAAGCCACATCAAGGAAAGATCGATACAATTCAAGCAGTTCCCCAAAGAAGATGAGAATTGGCGAGGATGAACATGTGACTTCAATGATGTGCACTGATTCAATAGAGTCATCTGTTTTGGGTTTGGAGGAACTTGCAATCAAGATTAGATGGATCAAAGGAATCTTAAGGTGCGGGCCTCGATGGTCGAATCCTTCATGGAAGTTTCTGGAAAACTGA
- the LOC131221350 gene encoding uncharacterized protein LOC131221350 isoform X7: MELMVRPCFPSFYRESEMPDLHTISEVVAITNNHWKVGDLVDWWFDGCFWSGRVTHLLGNDKVQIELLEPPLGEGRSYEAFCKDLRPSLDWSPEHGWTVPASLVESETSCCARLIQPLNQVDKERKEHYSLRESNARGIGTALSEFLESSSSHRSVSSLPPQAGSSHPPVTDVLIETSVCGIDHEETCTTRKSGKLNLEDSVIRKASSIDDTSSSHEKVTSASDAMTQATSRKDRYNSSSSPKKMRIGEDEHVTSMMCTDSIESSVLGLEELAIKIRWIKGILRCGPRWSNPSWKFLEN, from the exons ATGGAGTTGATGGTGCGCCCTTGCTTTCCTTCTTTCTATCGTGAGAGTGAgatgcctgatcttcatacaaTATCTGAAGTGGTAGCGATTACCAACAATCATTGGAAGGTGGGAGATTTGGTTGATTGGTGGTTTGATGGATGCTTTTGGTCTGGAAGAGTGACGCATCTACTGGGGAATGACAAAGTGCAG ATAGAGTTGCTGGAACCTCCCTTGGGAGAAGGAAGATCTTACGAAGCTTTTTGCAAGGACTTGCGCCCATCCTTAGATTGGTCTCCTGAACATGGCTGGACAGTCCCTGCGTCTTTGGTG GAAAGCGAAACTTCTTGTTGTGCTCGCTTGATTCAACCCTTGAATCAAG TtgataaagaaagaaaagaacattATTCTCTCAGAGAGAGTAATGCACGTGGAATTGGAACAGCATTAAGTGAGTTTCTAGAATCCAGTTCTTCGCATAGGTCAGTTAGCTCGTTACCACCCCAAGCTGGATCTTCGCATCCGCCAGTAACAGATGTGCTGATCGAGACATCTGTCTGTGGAATAGATCACGAGGAGACATGCACAACCCGTAAAAGTGGGAAGTTAAATCTGGAGGACAGCGTGATAAGAAAAGCCAGCAGCATAGATGATACTTCAAGTTCTCATGAAAAAGTGACTAGCGCTTCGGATGCTATGACACAAGCCACATCAAGGAAAGATCGATACAATTCAAGCAGTTCCCCAAAGAAGATGAGAATTGGCGAGGATGAACATGTGACTTCAATGATGTGCACTGATTCAATAGAGTCATCTGTTTTGGGTTTGGAGGAACTTGCAATCAAGATTAGATGGATCAAAGGAATCTTAAGGTGCGGGCCTCGATGGTCGAATCCTTCATGGAAGTTTCTGGAAAACTGA
- the LOC131221391 gene encoding uncharacterized protein LOC131221391 isoform X1, which yields MAMASKDEPILSRLDRLDIMMGYLEEIRGCNKSAKSSCPSTPTSGTVTTSDGGNSSVNSSPKSLEKRCRPIDAVMAETRVKGTLVDRLIHLENRVLKLSMLMEQEIEEKRKEKEAKSEKKAHQKSLKRLVKSFVKGKPKSKD from the exons ATGGCCATGGCTTCCAAAGACGAACCTATTCTATCCCGACTCGACCGCCTAGACATTATG ATGGGGTATTTGGAGGAAATACGGGGTTGTAATAAGTCGGCGAAAAGCTCGTGTCCGTCTACGCCGACGAGTGGTACGGTGACGACGAGCGACGGAGGCAACTCCTCCGTTAATTCATCGCCAAAGAGCCTCGAGAAGCGTTGCCGTCCCATTGACGCCGTTATGGCAGAGACGCGGGTCAAAGGGACCCTCGTTGACCGGCTCATCCACCTAGAGAACCGGGTGTTGAAG CTGAGTATGCTGATGGAGCAAGAAATAgaggaaaagaggaaggaaaagGAGGCAAAGAGCGAGAAAAAAGCCCATCAAAAGAGTTTAAAGCGCCTCGTCAAATCATTTGTGAAAGGCAAACCCAAGTCGAAGGACTGA
- the LOC131221350 gene encoding uncharacterized protein LOC131221350 isoform X4, translating into MEKTDSLPFKVGQLAESKSFIVGFRGAWFRCKIKGIKLKRGRVVHFLEFFDFPDEKVTSTQLYQKPPSSRVNSQEEGKMELMVRPCFPSFYRESEMPDLHTISEVVAITNNHWKVGDLVDWWFDGCFWSGRVTHLLGNDKVQIELLEPPLGEGRSYEAFCKDLRPSLDWSPEHGWTVPASLESETSCCARLIQPLNQERKEHYSLRESNARGIGTALSEFLESSSSHRSVSSLPPQAGSSHPPVTDVLIETSVCGIDHEETCTTRKSGKLNLEDSVIRKASSIDDTSSSHEKVTSASDAMTQATSRKDRYNSSSSPKKMRIGEDEHVTSMMCTDSIESSVLGLEELAIKIRWIKGILRCGPRWSNPSWKFLEN; encoded by the exons ATGGAGAAAACTGATAGCCTGCCTTTTAAAGTTGGCCAATTGGCTGAGTCAAAGTCCTTTATTGTAGGTTTTCGTGGTGCATGGTTCCGATGCAAG ATAAAAGGTATTAAATTAAAGAGAGGGCGCGTTGTACATTTCTTGGAGTTCTTTGACTTTCCAGATGAAA AAGTAACATCGACACAACTATATCAAAAGCCCCCATCTAGTAGAGTTAACTCCCAAGAAGAGGGGAAAATGGAGTTGATGGTGCGCCCTTGCTTTCCTTCTTTCTATCGTGAGAGTGAgatgcctgatcttcatacaaTATCTGAAGTGGTAGCGATTACCAACAATCATTGGAAGGTGGGAGATTTGGTTGATTGGTGGTTTGATGGATGCTTTTGGTCTGGAAGAGTGACGCATCTACTGGGGAATGACAAAGTGCAG ATAGAGTTGCTGGAACCTCCCTTGGGAGAAGGAAGATCTTACGAAGCTTTTTGCAAGGACTTGCGCCCATCCTTAGATTGGTCTCCTGAACATGGCTGGACAGTCCCTGCGTCTTTG GAAAGCGAAACTTCTTGTTGTGCTCGCTTGATTCAACCCTTGAATCAAG aaagaaaagaacattATTCTCTCAGAGAGAGTAATGCACGTGGAATTGGAACAGCATTAAGTGAGTTTCTAGAATCCAGTTCTTCGCATAGGTCAGTTAGCTCGTTACCACCCCAAGCTGGATCTTCGCATCCGCCAGTAACAGATGTGCTGATCGAGACATCTGTCTGTGGAATAGATCACGAGGAGACATGCACAACCCGTAAAAGTGGGAAGTTAAATCTGGAGGACAGCGTGATAAGAAAAGCCAGCAGCATAGATGATACTTCAAGTTCTCATGAAAAAGTGACTAGCGCTTCGGATGCTATGACACAAGCCACATCAAGGAAAGATCGATACAATTCAAGCAGTTCCCCAAAGAAGATGAGAATTGGCGAGGATGAACATGTGACTTCAATGATGTGCACTGATTCAATAGAGTCATCTGTTTTGGGTTTGGAGGAACTTGCAATCAAGATTAGATGGATCAAAGGAATCTTAAGGTGCGGGCCTCGATGGTCGAATCCTTCATGGAAGTTTCTGGAAAACTGA
- the LOC131221391 gene encoding uncharacterized protein LOC131221391 isoform X2 yields the protein MYQEIFHIILIDVAYLSFLTVRYFMGYLEEIRGCNKSAKSSCPSTPTSGTVTTSDGGNSSVNSSPKSLEKRCRPIDAVMAETRVKGTLVDRLIHLENRVLKLSMLMEQEIEEKRKEKEAKSEKKAHQKSLKRLVKSFVKGKPKSKD from the exons ATGTATCAGGAGATATTTCACATTATtctcattgatgtggcctacctgagttttctAACGGTCCgatatttt ATGGGGTATTTGGAGGAAATACGGGGTTGTAATAAGTCGGCGAAAAGCTCGTGTCCGTCTACGCCGACGAGTGGTACGGTGACGACGAGCGACGGAGGCAACTCCTCCGTTAATTCATCGCCAAAGAGCCTCGAGAAGCGTTGCCGTCCCATTGACGCCGTTATGGCAGAGACGCGGGTCAAAGGGACCCTCGTTGACCGGCTCATCCACCTAGAGAACCGGGTGTTGAAG CTGAGTATGCTGATGGAGCAAGAAATAgaggaaaagaggaaggaaaagGAGGCAAAGAGCGAGAAAAAAGCCCATCAAAAGAGTTTAAAGCGCCTCGTCAAATCATTTGTGAAAGGCAAACCCAAGTCGAAGGACTGA
- the LOC131221350 gene encoding uncharacterized protein LOC131221350 isoform X5: MEKTDSLPFKVGQLAESKSFIVGFRGAWFRCKIKGIKLKRGRVVHFLEFFDFPDEKVTSTQLYQKPPSSRVNSQEEGKMELMVRPCFPSFYRESEMPDLHTISEVVAITNNHWKVGDLVDWWFDGCFWSGRVTHLLGNDKVQESETSCCARLIQPLNQVDKERKEHYSLRESNARGIGTALSEFLESSSSHRSVSSLPPQAGSSHPPVTDVLIETSVCGIDHEETCTTRKSGKLNLEDSVIRKASSIDDTSSSHEKVTSASDAMTQATSRKDRYNSSSSPKKMRIGEDEHVTSMMCTDSIESSVLGLEELAIKIRWIKGILRCGPRWSNPSWKFLEN; encoded by the exons ATGGAGAAAACTGATAGCCTGCCTTTTAAAGTTGGCCAATTGGCTGAGTCAAAGTCCTTTATTGTAGGTTTTCGTGGTGCATGGTTCCGATGCAAG ATAAAAGGTATTAAATTAAAGAGAGGGCGCGTTGTACATTTCTTGGAGTTCTTTGACTTTCCAGATGAAA AAGTAACATCGACACAACTATATCAAAAGCCCCCATCTAGTAGAGTTAACTCCCAAGAAGAGGGGAAAATGGAGTTGATGGTGCGCCCTTGCTTTCCTTCTTTCTATCGTGAGAGTGAgatgcctgatcttcatacaaTATCTGAAGTGGTAGCGATTACCAACAATCATTGGAAGGTGGGAGATTTGGTTGATTGGTGGTTTGATGGATGCTTTTGGTCTGGAAGAGTGACGCATCTACTGGGGAATGACAAAGTGCAG GAAAGCGAAACTTCTTGTTGTGCTCGCTTGATTCAACCCTTGAATCAAG TtgataaagaaagaaaagaacattATTCTCTCAGAGAGAGTAATGCACGTGGAATTGGAACAGCATTAAGTGAGTTTCTAGAATCCAGTTCTTCGCATAGGTCAGTTAGCTCGTTACCACCCCAAGCTGGATCTTCGCATCCGCCAGTAACAGATGTGCTGATCGAGACATCTGTCTGTGGAATAGATCACGAGGAGACATGCACAACCCGTAAAAGTGGGAAGTTAAATCTGGAGGACAGCGTGATAAGAAAAGCCAGCAGCATAGATGATACTTCAAGTTCTCATGAAAAAGTGACTAGCGCTTCGGATGCTATGACACAAGCCACATCAAGGAAAGATCGATACAATTCAAGCAGTTCCCCAAAGAAGATGAGAATTGGCGAGGATGAACATGTGACTTCAATGATGTGCACTGATTCAATAGAGTCATCTGTTTTGGGTTTGGAGGAACTTGCAATCAAGATTAGATGGATCAAAGGAATCTTAAGGTGCGGGCCTCGATGGTCGAATCCTTCATGGAAGTTTCTGGAAAACTGA
- the LOC131221350 gene encoding uncharacterized protein LOC131221350 isoform X2 yields MEKTDSLPFKVGQLAESKSFIVGFRGAWFRCKIKGIKLKRGRVVHFLEFFDFPDEKVTSTQLYQKPPSSRVNSQEEGKMELMVRPCFPSFYRESEMPDLHTISEVVAITNNHWKVGDLVDWWFDGCFWSGRVTHLLGNDKVQIELLEPPLGEGRSYEAFCKDLRPSLDWSPEHGWTVPASLESETSCCARLIQPLNQVDKERKEHYSLRESNARGIGTALSEFLESSSSHRSVSSLPPQAGSSHPPVTDVLIETSVCGIDHEETCTTRKSGKLNLEDSVIRKASSIDDTSSSHEKVTSASDAMTQATSRKDRYNSSSSPKKMRIGEDEHVTSMMCTDSIESSVLGLEELAIKIRWIKGILRCGPRWSNPSWKFLEN; encoded by the exons ATGGAGAAAACTGATAGCCTGCCTTTTAAAGTTGGCCAATTGGCTGAGTCAAAGTCCTTTATTGTAGGTTTTCGTGGTGCATGGTTCCGATGCAAG ATAAAAGGTATTAAATTAAAGAGAGGGCGCGTTGTACATTTCTTGGAGTTCTTTGACTTTCCAGATGAAA AAGTAACATCGACACAACTATATCAAAAGCCCCCATCTAGTAGAGTTAACTCCCAAGAAGAGGGGAAAATGGAGTTGATGGTGCGCCCTTGCTTTCCTTCTTTCTATCGTGAGAGTGAgatgcctgatcttcatacaaTATCTGAAGTGGTAGCGATTACCAACAATCATTGGAAGGTGGGAGATTTGGTTGATTGGTGGTTTGATGGATGCTTTTGGTCTGGAAGAGTGACGCATCTACTGGGGAATGACAAAGTGCAG ATAGAGTTGCTGGAACCTCCCTTGGGAGAAGGAAGATCTTACGAAGCTTTTTGCAAGGACTTGCGCCCATCCTTAGATTGGTCTCCTGAACATGGCTGGACAGTCCCTGCGTCTTTG GAAAGCGAAACTTCTTGTTGTGCTCGCTTGATTCAACCCTTGAATCAAG TtgataaagaaagaaaagaacattATTCTCTCAGAGAGAGTAATGCACGTGGAATTGGAACAGCATTAAGTGAGTTTCTAGAATCCAGTTCTTCGCATAGGTCAGTTAGCTCGTTACCACCCCAAGCTGGATCTTCGCATCCGCCAGTAACAGATGTGCTGATCGAGACATCTGTCTGTGGAATAGATCACGAGGAGACATGCACAACCCGTAAAAGTGGGAAGTTAAATCTGGAGGACAGCGTGATAAGAAAAGCCAGCAGCATAGATGATACTTCAAGTTCTCATGAAAAAGTGACTAGCGCTTCGGATGCTATGACACAAGCCACATCAAGGAAAGATCGATACAATTCAAGCAGTTCCCCAAAGAAGATGAGAATTGGCGAGGATGAACATGTGACTTCAATGATGTGCACTGATTCAATAGAGTCATCTGTTTTGGGTTTGGAGGAACTTGCAATCAAGATTAGATGGATCAAAGGAATCTTAAGGTGCGGGCCTCGATGGTCGAATCCTTCATGGAAGTTTCTGGAAAACTGA
- the LOC131221350 gene encoding uncharacterized protein LOC131221350 isoform X1 — MEKTDSLPFKVGQLAESKSFIVGFRGAWFRCKIKGIKLKRGRVVHFLEFFDFPDEKVTSTQLYQKPPSSRVNSQEEGKMELMVRPCFPSFYRESEMPDLHTISEVVAITNNHWKVGDLVDWWFDGCFWSGRVTHLLGNDKVQIELLEPPLGEGRSYEAFCKDLRPSLDWSPEHGWTVPASLVESETSCCARLIQPLNQVDKERKEHYSLRESNARGIGTALSEFLESSSSHRSVSSLPPQAGSSHPPVTDVLIETSVCGIDHEETCTTRKSGKLNLEDSVIRKASSIDDTSSSHEKVTSASDAMTQATSRKDRYNSSSSPKKMRIGEDEHVTSMMCTDSIESSVLGLEELAIKIRWIKGILRCGPRWSNPSWKFLEN, encoded by the exons ATGGAGAAAACTGATAGCCTGCCTTTTAAAGTTGGCCAATTGGCTGAGTCAAAGTCCTTTATTGTAGGTTTTCGTGGTGCATGGTTCCGATGCAAG ATAAAAGGTATTAAATTAAAGAGAGGGCGCGTTGTACATTTCTTGGAGTTCTTTGACTTTCCAGATGAAA AAGTAACATCGACACAACTATATCAAAAGCCCCCATCTAGTAGAGTTAACTCCCAAGAAGAGGGGAAAATGGAGTTGATGGTGCGCCCTTGCTTTCCTTCTTTCTATCGTGAGAGTGAgatgcctgatcttcatacaaTATCTGAAGTGGTAGCGATTACCAACAATCATTGGAAGGTGGGAGATTTGGTTGATTGGTGGTTTGATGGATGCTTTTGGTCTGGAAGAGTGACGCATCTACTGGGGAATGACAAAGTGCAG ATAGAGTTGCTGGAACCTCCCTTGGGAGAAGGAAGATCTTACGAAGCTTTTTGCAAGGACTTGCGCCCATCCTTAGATTGGTCTCCTGAACATGGCTGGACAGTCCCTGCGTCTTTGGTG GAAAGCGAAACTTCTTGTTGTGCTCGCTTGATTCAACCCTTGAATCAAG TtgataaagaaagaaaagaacattATTCTCTCAGAGAGAGTAATGCACGTGGAATTGGAACAGCATTAAGTGAGTTTCTAGAATCCAGTTCTTCGCATAGGTCAGTTAGCTCGTTACCACCCCAAGCTGGATCTTCGCATCCGCCAGTAACAGATGTGCTGATCGAGACATCTGTCTGTGGAATAGATCACGAGGAGACATGCACAACCCGTAAAAGTGGGAAGTTAAATCTGGAGGACAGCGTGATAAGAAAAGCCAGCAGCATAGATGATACTTCAAGTTCTCATGAAAAAGTGACTAGCGCTTCGGATGCTATGACACAAGCCACATCAAGGAAAGATCGATACAATTCAAGCAGTTCCCCAAAGAAGATGAGAATTGGCGAGGATGAACATGTGACTTCAATGATGTGCACTGATTCAATAGAGTCATCTGTTTTGGGTTTGGAGGAACTTGCAATCAAGATTAGATGGATCAAAGGAATCTTAAGGTGCGGGCCTCGATGGTCGAATCCTTCATGGAAGTTTCTGGAAAACTGA